The following are from one region of the Haloactinomyces albus genome:
- a CDS encoding PadR family transcriptional regulator, with translation MSIGLTLLGLLEGGSRHGYDLKRAYDERFGQNRSLAYGQVYSTLSRLLRDELVAVDGVESGEGPERKRYSITDAGVDTLERWLSTPEKPIADLHNTLFTKVVLAVLSGRDAHDVLDAQRQAHMEVMRDLTRRKSKADPTAQLVHDFSLFHLEADLRWLELAVSRLEQLTKEIAP, from the coding sequence ATGTCGATCGGTCTCACCTTGCTCGGGCTCCTGGAAGGCGGCTCGCGGCACGGTTACGACCTCAAGCGGGCCTACGACGAACGCTTCGGCCAGAACCGTTCCCTGGCATACGGGCAGGTCTACTCGACCCTGTCGCGACTGCTGCGGGACGAGCTGGTTGCCGTGGACGGCGTCGAGTCCGGCGAGGGGCCGGAACGTAAGCGGTACTCGATCACCGATGCGGGCGTGGACACGCTCGAACGGTGGCTGTCCACACCGGAGAAGCCGATTGCCGACCTGCACAACACCCTGTTCACCAAGGTCGTGCTGGCGGTGTTGTCCGGTCGGGACGCCCACGATGTGCTCGACGCCCAGCGCCAAGCGCACATGGAGGTGATGCGTGATCTGACGCGCCGCAAGTCGAAAGCCGACCCGACGGCCCAGCTCGTGCACGACTTTTCGCTGTTTCACCTGGAAGCCGACCTGCGGTGGCTCGAACTGGCCGTGAGCCGCCTCGAACAACTCACCAAGGAGATCGCTCCATGA
- a CDS encoding ABC transporter ATP-binding protein, producing the protein MTMDAPPDHREGAEPVLAGSDLYLSFGPTPALRGAGLSIGAGETVAVTGSSGSGKSTLLHCLAGILAPEHGRVHYGGRDITALSDEQRSALRRTDFGFVFQFGQLVPELTVAENVALPLRLAGVRHKEARRRAAHWLERLEVTAIADHRPGEISGGQGQRTAVARALVADPVVVFADEPTGALDSLAGEQVMTLLSDVAEESNTAVVLVTHEARVAAYADREVVIRDGSTQQEQEPAR; encoded by the coding sequence ATGACCATGGACGCACCACCCGATCACCGGGAGGGCGCCGAACCGGTACTGGCCGGTTCGGACCTGTACCTGTCCTTCGGCCCGACACCGGCATTGCGGGGGGCGGGCCTGTCCATCGGTGCCGGGGAGACAGTGGCCGTGACAGGATCGTCCGGCTCGGGCAAGTCGACGCTGTTGCACTGCCTGGCGGGCATCCTCGCGCCGGAACACGGCCGGGTGCACTACGGCGGCCGCGACATCACGGCCCTGTCCGACGAACAGCGCAGCGCGCTGCGCCGCACCGACTTCGGTTTCGTGTTCCAGTTCGGCCAACTGGTCCCGGAACTGACCGTGGCCGAAAATGTCGCCCTGCCGTTGCGGCTGGCGGGTGTGCGTCACAAGGAGGCACGGCGGCGGGCCGCGCACTGGCTGGAGCGGCTCGAGGTGACCGCGATCGCCGATCACCGTCCCGGGGAGATCTCCGGTGGGCAGGGACAGCGCACCGCCGTGGCCAGGGCGCTGGTGGCCGACCCGGTCGTCGTCTTCGCCGACGAACCGACCGGGGCTCTGGACTCCCTGGCCGGTGAGCAGGTGATGACCCTGCTGTCCGATGTGGCCGAGGAGTCGAACACGGCCGTGGTGCTGGTGACCCACGAAGCTCGGGTGGCCGCCTATGCCGACCGCGAGGTCGTGATCCGGGACGGAAGTACGCAGCAGGAGCAGGAGCCGGCCCGATGA